A single window of Patescibacteria group bacterium DNA harbors:
- a CDS encoding FkbM family methyltransferase, whose translation MKKNRRKIFIDLGAYNGDSAEKALEIYNDFEKFYLFEPTKNNFLILKEKFGRDQRFLLYNSAVDIKNQEGVKLYYGDTYGEEGNSLLKEKINCDIEKFELVNTINFSDFLLKNFEKKDYLVLKIDIEGKEYEILEDMIESGAIKLINKIYCEWHFNRINMTIEEHRTYIKKFKKNNIKVVGNNKKDEFLLQAFKRDIFIKKLKGWLRN comes from the coding sequence TGAAAAAAAATAGAAGAAAGATATTTATAGACCTAGGTGCATATAACGGAGATAGCGCTGAAAAAGCGCTTGAGATATATAATGATTTTGAAAAATTTTATTTGTTTGAACCAACAAAAAATAATTTTTTAATTCTTAAAGAAAAATTTGGAAGAGATCAAAGATTTTTATTATACAATTCAGCTGTAGATATAAAAAATCAAGAGGGAGTAAAGCTTTATTATGGCGACACATACGGGGAAGAAGGGAACTCCTTACTTAAGGAAAAAATAAATTGTGATATTGAAAAATTTGAGCTGGTTAACACAATAAATTTTTCAGATTTTTTATTAAAAAATTTTGAGAAGAAGGATTATCTTGTATTGAAAATAGATATTGAGGGGAAAGAGTATGAAATACTTGAAGACATGATAGAGTCTGGAGCAATTAAATTAATTAACAAAATTTATTGTGAATGGCATTTTAATAGGATTAATATGACCATTGAAGAACACAGGACTTATATAAAAAAATTTAAAAAAAATAATATCAAAGTAGTAGGGAATAATAAAAAAGATGAATTTTTATTACAAGCATTTAAGAGAGATATATTTATTAAAAAATTAAAAGGATGGCTAAGGAATTAA